Proteins encoded by one window of Superficieibacter sp. HKU1:
- a CDS encoding metal/formaldehyde-sensitive transcriptional repressor, with the protein MPQSPEDKKRALTRVRRIRGQVEALERALESGEPCIAILQQIAAIRGAANGLMGEMVEIHLKDELVSGETTPDQRAVRMAEVGHLLRSYLK; encoded by the coding sequence ATGCCGCAGTCACCCGAAGATAAAAAACGCGCATTAACCCGCGTCCGGCGCATCCGTGGTCAGGTCGAGGCGCTGGAAAGGGCGCTGGAGTCTGGCGAACCCTGCATTGCCATCCTGCAACAGATCGCGGCCATTCGCGGTGCGGCGAATGGGCTGATGGGGGAAATGGTCGAAATTCACCTTAAAGACGAGCTGGTCAGCGGCGAGACAACACCCGATCAGCGCGCGGTGCGAATGGCAGAAGTCGGCCATTTACTCCGTTCCTATCTAAAATAA
- a CDS encoding MFS transporter: MTIISKDRPVPVERKLRKVLLATGVGHFVEWFDFGLYGTLAAIIGLQFFPSTDPAVALLSSFAVFGAGFIMRPLGGLWFGSLGDRVGRQKVLATVILLTSGATFAMGLLPSYHAIGITATILLVITRLIQGFAAGGESSGATTYLAEYAPVARRGYFTCWIDNFGFMAFVAGSGLVFLLTASLGDDAMNEWGWRIPFLIAGPLGWTGLYLRQHLEDSPEFKAVAATGKTEAAPLRAAVTKAWAALLFCVGFVVLKAVGHWTLQTFMPSYLATELHFSRLNAYAITTIGLFAIAVMVPFMGFLSDRFGRKPLMLAGCSGFILFSYPAMMVMAQGDVLSAVFAMLMLGAFIAAFDGACSAAMAELFPTSVRYGGLSIAYNFAVAFFGGITPWFSVWLITTTGDKFSPAWYVMGAAFITLLTVLRAKETAGLPLKR; this comes from the coding sequence ATGACCATAATAAGTAAAGATCGCCCGGTTCCGGTTGAAAGAAAACTCCGCAAAGTGTTGCTCGCAACTGGCGTGGGGCATTTCGTTGAATGGTTTGATTTTGGTCTTTACGGTACGCTGGCGGCGATTATCGGCCTGCAATTTTTCCCCTCCACCGATCCGGCCGTGGCGTTGCTCTCCTCATTTGCCGTTTTTGGCGCGGGTTTTATTATGCGTCCTCTCGGCGGGTTATGGTTTGGTTCGCTGGGAGACCGGGTAGGGCGGCAGAAAGTACTGGCAACAGTGATCCTGCTGACCTCTGGCGCGACGTTTGCCATGGGGTTATTGCCCTCTTATCACGCCATTGGCATTACCGCCACGATACTGCTGGTCATTACGCGTCTGATCCAGGGCTTCGCGGCTGGCGGTGAAAGTTCCGGAGCGACCACTTATCTGGCGGAATATGCTCCCGTCGCCCGCCGCGGGTATTTCACCTGCTGGATCGATAACTTTGGTTTTATGGCCTTCGTTGCCGGATCGGGACTGGTATTCCTGCTGACGGCCTCGCTCGGTGATGACGCCATGAATGAATGGGGCTGGCGCATTCCGTTTTTGATTGCCGGTCCGTTGGGCTGGACTGGACTTTATCTGCGCCAGCATCTCGAAGATTCACCCGAATTTAAAGCGGTTGCCGCAACAGGAAAAACCGAGGCTGCGCCGCTTCGTGCTGCGGTCACCAAAGCGTGGGCCGCACTGCTGTTTTGCGTGGGTTTTGTGGTTCTTAAGGCGGTAGGACACTGGACGCTGCAAACGTTTATGCCCAGTTATCTGGCGACTGAACTGCATTTTTCCCGTCTGAACGCCTACGCTATTACCACCATCGGCTTGTTTGCGATTGCAGTTATGGTGCCGTTTATGGGCTTTCTGTCCGACCGCTTTGGTCGCAAGCCGCTAATGCTGGCAGGCTGTAGCGGATTTATTCTGTTCAGCTATCCGGCGATGATGGTGATGGCGCAGGGCGATGTGCTCTCCGCTGTTTTCGCCATGTTAATGCTGGGAGCCTTTATTGCCGCCTTCGACGGTGCCTGTAGCGCAGCCATGGCTGAGCTATTTCCCACCAGCGTGCGCTACGGCGGCCTGTCGATTGCCTATAACTTTGCGGTGGCGTTCTTTGGCGGTATCACGCCGTGGTTTTCGGTATGGTTAATCACCACTACCGGCGATAAATTCTCACCCGCCTGGTATGTGATGGGGGCGGCATTTATCACGCTTCTGACGGTACTACGGGCGAAAGAGACCGCCGGACTGCCGCTTAAACGATAA
- a CDS encoding S-(hydroxymethyl)glutathione dehydrogenase/class III alcohol dehydrogenase, whose protein sequence is MKSRAAVAFGPGQPLKIVDIDVAPPKKGEVLVKITHTGVCHTDAFTLSGDDPEGVFPAVLGHEGGGIVVEVGEGVTSLKAGDHVIPLYTAECGECKFCKSGKTNLCQAVRATQGKGLMPDGTTRFSYNGEPIYHYMGTSTFSEYTVCAEISLAKVNPQAPLDKVCLLGCGVTTGIGAVHNTAKVKEGDTVAIFGLGGIGLAAIQGAVQAKAGRILAIDTNPEKFKLAKEMGATDCINPKDHDRPIQEVIVELTDGGVDFSFECIGNVNVMRAALECCHKGWGESVIIGVAGAGQEISTRPFQLVTGRVWRGSAFGGVKGRSQLPGMVEDAMAGKIKLDPFITHRLPLAQINDAFDLMHEGKSIRTVIHFGDN, encoded by the coding sequence ATGAAATCACGTGCAGCAGTAGCTTTTGGCCCAGGCCAGCCGTTAAAAATCGTTGATATTGATGTCGCGCCGCCGAAAAAAGGTGAAGTGCTGGTCAAAATTACCCACACTGGCGTATGTCATACCGATGCTTTTACCCTCTCCGGCGACGATCCGGAGGGCGTTTTCCCGGCGGTGCTTGGTCATGAGGGCGGCGGTATTGTGGTTGAAGTCGGCGAGGGCGTCACCAGCCTGAAAGCGGGCGATCACGTGATCCCGCTGTATACCGCAGAATGCGGTGAATGTAAGTTCTGTAAATCGGGTAAAACTAACCTCTGCCAGGCGGTTCGCGCCACGCAGGGTAAAGGGCTGATGCCGGACGGTACCACCCGCTTCTCTTATAATGGCGAGCCGATTTATCACTACATGGGGACCAGTACCTTTAGCGAGTACACCGTCTGCGCTGAAATTTCGCTGGCGAAAGTGAATCCGCAGGCTCCGCTGGACAAAGTCTGTCTGCTGGGCTGTGGCGTGACCACCGGTATCGGTGCGGTGCATAACACGGCGAAAGTGAAAGAGGGCGATACCGTCGCCATTTTTGGCCTCGGCGGTATCGGTCTTGCCGCGATCCAGGGCGCGGTCCAGGCGAAGGCGGGGCGCATTCTTGCCATCGACACTAACCCGGAAAAATTCAAACTGGCAAAAGAGATGGGTGCCACCGATTGCATCAACCCGAAAGATCACGACCGGCCGATTCAGGAGGTCATCGTTGAACTCACCGACGGCGGCGTGGATTTCAGCTTTGAATGTATCGGTAACGTTAACGTCATGCGCGCCGCGCTGGAATGCTGCCACAAAGGCTGGGGCGAAAGCGTGATTATCGGCGTTGCCGGTGCCGGTCAGGAGATCAGTACCCGTCCGTTCCAGCTGGTGACGGGCCGAGTATGGCGCGGTTCGGCCTTTGGCGGAGTGAAAGGGCGTTCGCAGCTGCCCGGTATGGTGGAAGATGCAATGGCGGGTAAAATTAAACTCGACCCGTTTATTACCCATCGCTTGCCGCTGGCGCAGATCAACGACGCCTTCGATTTAATGCATGAAGGCAAATCCATCCGGACCGTTATCCATTTCGGCGATAACTGA
- the aldA gene encoding aldehyde dehydrogenase, with the protein MTAPVQHAMYIDGQFVSWQGDNWIDVINPATEALLSRIPDGSAQQAKEAIDAAHRAQPGWEALPAIERAGWLKKMAAGIRERASEISALIVAEGGKIQQLADVEVAFTADYIDYMAEWARRYEGEILQSDRPGENILIFKRALGVTTGILPWNFPFFLIARKLAPALITGNTIVIKPSEFTPNNAIAFAEIVHEIGLPKGVFNLVLGRGETVGQELAGNPKVAMVSMTGSVGAGEKIMAAAAKNITKVCLELGGKAPAIVMDDADLDLAVKAIVDSRVINTGQVCNCAERVYVQKGIYDRFVNRLGEALNAVEYGDPGQRNDIAMGPLINAAALERVEQKVARAVEEGAKLVMGGKAVEGKGYFYPPTLLLDVDQKMTIVHEETFGPVLPVIAFDTLEEALAMANDSDYGLTSAVYTQNLNTAMKAIKGLKFGETYINRENFEAMQGFHAGWRKSGIGGADGRHGLEEYLQTQVVYLQS; encoded by the coding sequence ATGACAGCACCAGTGCAGCACGCAATGTATATCGATGGTCAGTTCGTTAGCTGGCAGGGCGATAACTGGATCGACGTCATCAATCCGGCAACCGAAGCGCTGCTATCGCGTATTCCGGATGGTAGCGCTCAGCAGGCAAAAGAGGCCATCGATGCGGCGCACCGGGCGCAGCCGGGCTGGGAGGCGTTACCGGCCATTGAACGTGCGGGCTGGCTGAAAAAAATGGCGGCGGGTATTCGTGAGCGGGCCAGTGAAATTAGCGCGCTGATCGTTGCCGAAGGTGGCAAAATCCAGCAGCTTGCCGACGTGGAAGTCGCTTTTACCGCTGACTATATCGACTATATGGCCGAGTGGGCGCGCCGCTATGAAGGGGAGATCCTGCAAAGCGATCGCCCCGGTGAAAATATCCTCATTTTTAAACGCGCACTTGGCGTCACGACCGGTATCCTGCCGTGGAACTTCCCGTTTTTCCTTATCGCCCGCAAGCTGGCGCCAGCGCTCATTACCGGCAACACCATCGTTATCAAACCCAGCGAATTTACGCCCAATAACGCTATTGCCTTTGCGGAAATCGTCCATGAGATTGGCCTGCCGAAAGGGGTCTTTAACCTGGTGCTGGGGCGCGGCGAAACGGTCGGTCAGGAGCTGGCGGGTAACCCTAAAGTGGCCATGGTCAGCATGACCGGAAGCGTAGGAGCCGGGGAAAAAATCATGGCTGCGGCTGCGAAAAACATTACCAAAGTCTGCCTGGAACTCGGCGGCAAGGCTCCGGCTATCGTCATGGATGATGCGGATCTGGATCTGGCGGTAAAAGCAATTGTCGATTCCCGGGTGATCAATACCGGGCAGGTGTGTAACTGCGCCGAGCGGGTGTATGTGCAGAAAGGGATATACGATCGCTTTGTCAACCGGCTGGGCGAGGCGCTGAACGCGGTAGAATATGGCGATCCGGGCCAGCGCAACGATATTGCAATGGGGCCGCTGATTAATGCCGCCGCGCTGGAGCGCGTGGAGCAGAAAGTCGCTCGCGCGGTGGAAGAGGGCGCGAAACTGGTTATGGGTGGTAAGGCTGTGGAAGGCAAGGGCTACTTCTATCCGCCGACGCTGTTGCTGGATGTGGATCAGAAAATGACGATTGTTCACGAAGAGACCTTTGGTCCGGTGCTGCCGGTGATCGCGTTTGATACGCTTGAAGAGGCGCTGGCGATGGCCAACGATAGCGATTATGGTCTGACATCGGCGGTGTACACCCAAAACCTTAATACGGCGATGAAAGCGATTAAGGGGCTGAAGTTTGGCGAAACTTACATCAACCGCGAGAACTTCGAAGCCATGCAGGGTTTCCACGCAGGCTGGCGCAAATCGGGTATTGGCGGAGCCGATGGTCGTCACGGGCTGGAAGAGTATCTGCAAACGCAGGTGGTGTATTTGCAATCCTGA
- the cybB gene encoding cytochrome b561 — protein MGNKYSGVQIVIHWLVFLLVVVAYCAMEFRGLAPRSARLWFNMVHVSCGISVLVLMLARLLLRLKYKTPAIVPKPRPMMTGMAHLGHLIIYLLFIVLPILGLVMMYNRGHPWMAFGVVMPYAAEANFDVVDVVKDYHILLAKLGYWVIGLHALAALLHHYFWKDNTLLRMMPKKRS, from the coding sequence ATGGGTAATAAGTATTCCGGCGTGCAAATCGTCATTCACTGGCTGGTGTTTTTGTTAGTTGTGGTGGCGTACTGCGCGATGGAATTTCGCGGTCTGGCCCCGCGAAGCGCCCGCCTGTGGTTTAACATGGTGCACGTCTCCTGCGGCATTTCCGTGCTGGTGCTGATGCTGGCTCGCCTGCTGCTGCGTCTTAAATATAAAACGCCGGCGATTGTGCCTAAGCCCAGACCAATGATGACCGGCATGGCCCACCTCGGGCATCTGATCATTTATCTGCTCTTTATTGTGCTGCCGATCCTCGGTCTGGTAATGATGTATAACCGCGGCCACCCGTGGATGGCGTTTGGCGTGGTGATGCCGTATGCCGCAGAAGCCAATTTTGACGTGGTGGATGTGGTCAAGGACTACCATATTTTGCTGGCAAAACTGGGCTACTGGGTCATTGGCCTTCATGCACTGGCCGCACTGTTGCATCATTATTTCTGGAAAGACAACACGTTACTGCGCATGATGCCCAAAAAACGCAGCTGA
- a CDS encoding terminase small subunit — translation MKQFDDSQRTSRSIGKKAEEILELFEIYNFVDDHEQTSIMERTMLTDKQGVFCREYLVDLNATQGTIRMVGGVKYANRIAAQLLAKPKAQKSISEQHDLRTEINADYDLRRLAEIDQMDVMHMA, via the coding sequence ATGAAACAGTTTGACGATTCACAGAGAACCTCTCGATCAATTGGCAAAAAAGCCGAGGAAATCCTAGAGCTATTCGAGATTTATAACTTTGTCGACGATCATGAACAAACCTCCATAATGGAGAGAACAATGCTTACCGACAAACAAGGGGTATTCTGTCGAGAGTATCTCGTCGATTTAAACGCTACTCAAGGGACTATACGGATGGTAGGCGGTGTAAAATACGCCAACAGAATTGCCGCGCAGCTGCTGGCAAAACCCAAAGCGCAAAAAAGCATCTCTGAGCAGCATGACCTGAGAACGGAGATTAACGCAGATTACGATCTGCGTCGTCTGGCAGAAATCGACCAGATGGATGTAATGCATATGGCATAG
- a CDS encoding DUF3828 domain-containing protein, whose product MKSLIIIGLLICPTAFAGVPPDGPEAAALKFNHWYMSQLSKDKYPEGDYEGLRPYVTSNTILALKKSNSADPNIEDTPDADMFIKAQDWDDDWQQIEIVSSDYDPVCMQVYVSFGAKQKHTVIDCMVKEDGVWKVQSVAGQEILRNVSLK is encoded by the coding sequence ATGAAAAGCTTAATCATTATCGGCTTGTTAATCTGTCCCACCGCTTTTGCAGGTGTACCCCCTGATGGACCTGAGGCAGCGGCACTCAAATTCAATCACTGGTACATGTCTCAGCTTTCAAAGGATAAATATCCGGAGGGCGACTACGAAGGGCTTCGCCCCTACGTTACATCAAACACAATTCTGGCTCTAAAAAAATCAAACTCAGCAGACCCTAACATCGAAGACACCCCTGACGCAGATATGTTTATAAAAGCACAGGATTGGGACGATGACTGGCAGCAGATTGAGATCGTGTCATCGGACTACGATCCAGTCTGTATGCAGGTCTACGTTTCGTTCGGTGCAAAACAGAAGCACACCGTTATTGACTGCATGGTGAAAGAGGATGGAGTCTGGAAGGTCCAGTCTGTTGCTGGTCAGGAAATATTGAGGAACGTGAGCCTGAAATAA
- a CDS encoding CHAP domain-containing protein has translation MSWDKHRAVEYARMHAGNSSQHKCAHFVSEAIRAGGARLINTHYAKDMGTNLYAAGFRAVSGSPLEGDVAVIQPIPGHPWGHACIYDGHGHWYSDFKQQTIYPGGAWGTASPAFQLYRHY, from the coding sequence ATGTCATGGGACAAACACAGAGCAGTCGAATACGCACGCATGCATGCAGGAAACTCAAGCCAGCACAAATGCGCACATTTTGTTTCAGAAGCGATCCGCGCTGGTGGTGCCAGGCTAATCAATACTCACTACGCAAAGGACATGGGCACAAATCTATACGCTGCTGGTTTCCGCGCAGTGTCAGGTTCACCGCTTGAGGGGGATGTTGCTGTTATTCAACCTATCCCCGGACACCCGTGGGGTCACGCATGCATTTATGACGGACATGGACACTGGTATTCAGATTTCAAACAGCAAACCATATATCCAGGGGGAGCGTGGGGCACGGCATCTCCGGCCTTCCAACTCTACAGGCATTACTGA
- a CDS encoding KTSC domain-containing protein: MNRQTVSSSNIHSIGYDPVSHTLEIVFLSGGIYQCRGLPVTVYQALMTAAFKGSYFYVSHSQCLSNREDWLIIRRGNPPLFNIANIYHALESCVAQLQATIG; encoded by the coding sequence GTGAATCGTCAAACTGTTTCATCTTCAAATATTCATTCTATTGGGTACGATCCGGTCAGCCACACTCTGGAAATTGTTTTCCTCAGCGGTGGCATTTATCAGTGTCGGGGACTTCCTGTGACGGTATATCAAGCCCTGATGACAGCAGCATTTAAAGGCTCGTATTTTTACGTATCACATTCGCAATGTTTATCCAATCGTGAGGATTGGTTAATTATTAGGCGGGGAAACCCGCCTCTTTTCAATATAGCGAATATCTATCATGCCCTTGAGTCTTGCGTCGCTCAATTGCAGGCCACTATAGGATAA
- a CDS encoding alpha/beta hydrolase, translating to MLSIPPDELVQMMAEATRKAGTFSVWPQGEAPGAVTSRVQFVLEENHTGSSAFDRSVTGVRAPQITVYAPAEPNGIGILVTPGGSYKRAVLDKEGSALAPFFNARGYTLFVMTYRMPDDGHAEGADAPLADVQRAMRTLRARAAQWQLDADRLGVLGFSAGGHVAASLGTRFAEQVYPPLDEIDALPARPAFMALVYPVITMREEIDHPASRLALIGSQPDAAQIAHYSLEQRVDSQTPPTFLLHAVDDPTVKVENSVEMFTALRQRGVPVEMHLFEQGKHGFGIRDAQGLPVSVWPELMMDWIGTTFL from the coding sequence ATGTTGTCCATTCCCCCCGACGAACTGGTGCAGATGATGGCGGAAGCTACCCGCAAAGCAGGCACCTTCTCTGTCTGGCCACAGGGCGAGGCGCCAGGCGCGGTGACCAGTCGCGTCCAGTTTGTGCTGGAAGAGAATCATACGGGCAGTTCCGCGTTTGATCGTTCCGTGACCGGCGTTCGCGCTCCGCAAATCACGGTTTATGCCCCTGCCGAGCCGAACGGGATCGGCATTCTGGTCACACCGGGCGGTTCCTACAAGCGCGCGGTGCTGGATAAAGAAGGCAGCGCGCTGGCACCGTTTTTTAATGCCCGCGGCTATACGCTGTTTGTGATGACCTACCGTATGCCCGATGACGGTCACGCTGAAGGAGCCGATGCCCCACTGGCGGATGTGCAGCGTGCGATGCGCACGCTACGGGCTCGCGCGGCGCAATGGCAACTGGATGCAGATCGTCTGGGTGTGCTGGGTTTTTCTGCCGGGGGACATGTGGCGGCAAGCCTCGGCACGCGCTTTGCGGAGCAGGTTTATCCGCCGCTGGATGAGATTGACGCCCTCCCCGCCCGTCCGGCGTTTATGGCACTGGTTTATCCGGTGATCACCATGCGCGAGGAGATTGACCATCCGGCATCGCGCCTGGCGTTGATCGGCTCGCAACCGGATGCCGCGCAGATCGCACATTATTCCCTGGAACAACGGGTCGACAGCCAGACGCCGCCGACGTTTTTGCTTCACGCGGTTGACGATCCGACTGTGAAAGTGGAAAACAGCGTGGAGATGTTTACCGCATTGCGCCAGCGCGGCGTGCCGGTGGAGATGCATTTGTTTGAGCAGGGTAAGCACGGGTTCGGTATCCGCGATGCGCAGGGGTTACCGGTCTCGGTGTGGCCTGAATTGATGATGGACTGGATTGGCACTACATTTTTGTAG